A window of Pirellulales bacterium contains these coding sequences:
- a CDS encoding sugar kinase, with translation MPVVTTRPAADCRFDLVSLGEVMLRLDPGEGRVRTARTFRAWEGGGEYNVARGLRRCFGKRTAIVTALADNDVGRLIEDLMLQGGVDLSHVKWVPYDGVGREVRNGLNFTERGFGVRGAAGCSDRGLTATSQLKPGDVDWRRLFADEGVRWLHTGGIFAALSSSTAEVAEEALRAAKEHGVVTSYDLNYRPSLWKSIGGQEQAQRVNRRLAPLVDVMLGNEEDFTACLGLKVDGVDQQRLAELPIDAYKRMIVGAVAAYPNFQAIATTLRSVKSATVNDWGAISWCNGAFYEATHRPGLEILDRVGGGDSFASGFIYGLMELDSPQQAVEYGAAHGALAMTTPGDTSMASLTEVEKLVKNLGARVER, from the coding sequence ATGCCCGTAGTGACGACGCGACCCGCGGCCGACTGCCGCTTCGATTTGGTTTCGCTGGGCGAGGTGATGCTCCGACTCGATCCGGGCGAGGGACGCGTGCGGACCGCCCGGACGTTTCGCGCCTGGGAAGGGGGAGGCGAGTACAACGTGGCCCGCGGTCTGCGCCGCTGCTTCGGCAAGCGGACGGCGATCGTCACTGCGCTGGCCGACAACGACGTGGGCCGGTTGATCGAGGATCTCATGTTGCAGGGGGGCGTCGACCTGTCGCATGTGAAGTGGGTCCCCTACGACGGCGTCGGCCGAGAGGTGCGAAACGGCCTCAACTTCACCGAACGGGGTTTCGGCGTTCGCGGGGCCGCGGGATGTTCGGATCGCGGGCTCACGGCGACGTCGCAGCTAAAACCGGGCGACGTCGACTGGCGGCGGTTGTTCGCCGATGAAGGGGTCCGGTGGCTCCACACCGGCGGCATCTTCGCGGCCCTGTCCTCCTCGACCGCGGAAGTGGCCGAGGAAGCGCTCCGGGCGGCAAAGGAGCACGGCGTCGTCACGTCGTACGACCTCAACTATCGCCCTTCGCTGTGGAAGAGCATCGGCGGCCAAGAGCAGGCCCAACGCGTGAATCGCCGCCTGGCGCCGCTGGTGGACGTGATGCTGGGGAACGAGGAGGATTTCACCGCATGCCTGGGGCTGAAGGTCGACGGCGTCGACCAGCAGCGGCTCGCCGAATTGCCGATCGACGCATACAAGCGAATGATCGTCGGCGCCGTGGCCGCGTACCCGAACTTTCAGGCGATTGCCACGACGCTGCGGTCGGTGAAATCGGCGACGGTGAACGACTGGGGAGCGATCAGTTGGTGCAACGGTGCGTTCTACGAAGCGACCCATCGGCCGGGGCTGGAGATCCTGGACCGCGTCGGCGGGGGAGACAGCTTCGCTTCGGGGTTCATCTACGGGCTCATGGAACTTGATTCGCCCCAGCAAGCCGTCGAGTACGGAGCCGCCCACGGGGCGCTGGCGATGACCACCCCCGGCGATACCTCGATGGCCTCGTTGACCGAGGTCGAGAAGCTGGTGAAGAATCTTGGGGCCCGCGTCGAGCGGTAG
- a CDS encoding DUF1559 domain-containing protein, with product MVRRNPRAFTLVELLVVIAVIGSMAALLLPAVQSARETARSAVCKSQLRQIGIAMLRYCDAHDGELPDWWHSGAVKGSRSWIYTLAPFMENVDAIRVCPQDARADDRLATRASSYAINNYLTTTGPGAVRFLRQVAATSRTVATMELADALPAEPLYEHTHSTEWFAPLNVLDGVVLQEISREVQLDRHHRASHFLYLDGHVTLVPADQVAAWAAEGFDFAKAE from the coding sequence ATCGTGAGACGAAACCCAAGAGCCTTTACGCTGGTGGAGCTGTTGGTGGTGATCGCCGTCATCGGCTCCATGGCTGCGCTCTTGTTGCCGGCGGTGCAGAGCGCGCGGGAGACCGCGCGCTCTGCCGTCTGCAAGAGCCAGCTTCGCCAGATCGGCATCGCAATGCTGCGCTACTGCGACGCCCACGACGGCGAACTGCCCGACTGGTGGCATTCCGGCGCGGTCAAAGGCTCGCGGAGTTGGATCTACACGCTGGCGCCCTTCATGGAAAACGTGGACGCAATCCGCGTTTGTCCCCAGGACGCCCGCGCCGACGATCGGCTGGCCACTCGGGCCTCGAGTTACGCGATCAACAACTACCTGACGACGACCGGTCCCGGCGCCGTACGTTTCCTGCGGCAAGTTGCGGCGACCTCGCGCACGGTGGCGACCATGGAACTGGCCGACGCGCTCCCCGCGGAGCCGCTCTACGAACACACGCACTCGACCGAGTGGTTCGCGCCGCTCAACGTGCTCGACGGAGTCGTGCTCCAGGAGATTTCCCGCGAGGTGCAGCTCGACCGCCATCACCGGGCGAGCCATTTTCTGTACCTCGACGGTCACGTGACGCTTGTCCCTGCGGACCAAGTCGCGGCGTGGGCCGCCGAGGGGTTTGACTTCGCCAAGGCGGAGTGA
- a CDS encoding PEP-CTERM sorting domain-containing protein: MRFMLYVATVSVAFVSAARTASAHGPQIQTTNDNGKIVTRRIVDDSAYSTALTPATSLYVMPLAEYLGVWRAQPDGSTQLDGTPNYIGWPGFAYGYGYDAATNPAPFPLGSRFVLGFVDGLKAWDGAAFVDAGDVQAQAYRGSSASPSALMTTSDAGPYESFLFPNPLAFSNANVHASVHYRMLGDGASTTSPLADGLYLLSMQLDSTDSSLTASDPFRFLLVKGAAPETVAAAVAALGYAPGEVQSLVTIPEPGTLALIASGVCALAVGWRRQAWGVRS; the protein is encoded by the coding sequence ATGCGTTTCATGTTGTATGTTGCGACGGTCTCCGTCGCATTCGTTTCGGCTGCGAGAACGGCTTCGGCCCACGGTCCGCAGATTCAGACCACCAATGACAACGGCAAGATCGTCACTCGGCGCATCGTCGACGACTCGGCGTACAGCACGGCGCTGACGCCGGCGACGTCGCTGTACGTGATGCCGCTTGCCGAGTACCTGGGGGTGTGGCGGGCCCAGCCGGACGGGTCGACTCAACTCGACGGCACGCCGAACTACATCGGCTGGCCCGGGTTTGCGTACGGCTACGGCTATGACGCCGCGACGAACCCGGCGCCGTTTCCGCTCGGGTCGAGGTTTGTGCTGGGGTTCGTCGACGGGTTGAAGGCCTGGGACGGCGCGGCGTTCGTCGACGCCGGCGACGTTCAGGCTCAGGCCTATCGCGGGTCGTCGGCAAGTCCTTCGGCGCTGATGACCACCAGCGATGCGGGGCCGTACGAGAGTTTCCTGTTTCCCAATCCGTTGGCGTTTTCAAACGCGAACGTGCACGCATCGGTCCACTACCGGATGCTGGGGGACGGAGCGTCGACGACCAGTCCGTTGGCCGACGGTCTGTACCTGCTGAGCATGCAACTCGACAGCACGGATTCGTCGTTGACGGCGAGCGATCCGTTCAGGTTTCTGCTGGTCAAGGGCGCTGCGCCCGAGACGGTCGCAGCGGCCGTGGCGGCGCTGGGGTACGCTCCGGGAGAAGTCCAGAGCCTAGTGACGATCCCGGAACCGGGAACCCTCGCCCTGATCGCCAGCGGCGTGTGCGCCCTAGCGGTCGGTTGGCGCCGGCAAGCTTGGGGAGTCCGATCGTGA
- a CDS encoding 3-ketoacyl-ACP reductase, with product MTVSHAPVALVTGGSRGIGFGVARELAVSGFALAINGRRPADDVAAALDELRSVGVEAEYFAADVGRLDDHGPLVEAIRERFRRLDVLVNNAGVAPEVRADLLEAEPASFDRLVTINLRGPYFLTQRVARWMIEQRAEDASRRPAVVNVSSISAAVASTNRGDYCISKAGVAMATRLWAARLAEFGIGVYEVRPGVIRTDMTAAVTEKYDRLIAEGLTVEPRWGEPADVGRAVAMLCRGELTYATGAVLVVDGGLTLPRL from the coding sequence ATGACCGTTTCGCATGCTCCTGTCGCACTGGTGACCGGCGGCAGTCGGGGAATCGGGTTCGGGGTGGCTCGCGAACTTGCTGTGAGCGGGTTCGCGCTGGCGATCAACGGTCGCCGGCCTGCGGACGACGTCGCCGCGGCGCTCGACGAACTGCGCAGCGTCGGCGTCGAGGCAGAGTACTTTGCGGCCGACGTCGGACGGTTGGACGATCATGGTCCGCTGGTGGAGGCGATTCGCGAGCGGTTCAGACGGCTCGACGTGCTGGTGAACAACGCCGGCGTCGCCCCCGAAGTGCGGGCCGACCTGCTGGAAGCCGAGCCGGCGAGTTTCGATCGACTGGTGACGATCAATTTGCGCGGCCCGTACTTTCTGACCCAACGGGTCGCGCGGTGGATGATCGAGCAGCGGGCCGAGGACGCCTCGCGTCGGCCGGCCGTCGTCAACGTCTCGTCGATCAGCGCCGCCGTGGCGTCGACCAATCGCGGCGACTACTGTATCAGCAAGGCGGGGGTCGCCATGGCGACGCGGCTGTGGGCGGCGCGACTGGCCGAGTTCGGCATCGGGGTGTACGAAGTCCGCCCGGGAGTGATTCGCACCGACATGACCGCCGCAGTGACGGAGAAGTACGATCGGCTAATCGCCGAGGGACTTACCGTCGAGCCGCGGTGGGGAGAGCCGGCCGACGTCGGCCGCGCCGTGGCGATGCTCTGTCGCGGCGAGTTGACCTACGCCACAGGCGCCGTGCTTGTGGTCGACGGCGGGCTGACGCTGCCGCGGTTGTGA
- a CDS encoding sigma 54-interacting transcriptional regulator has translation MPHRNVLLQVWREACQHIEIQESVAGIARLLDEHLPLEKLLVYRVEQDHHFAACVAATPQSARPTVGDGELSPADFKRLLGWIRQGRPATPDGRNRLVELLQLARSIEPSRDLRAAPLAHGDDSFGAMAIVAPAGVRFTLRDEEIIAALQEPLSAALANDRRLHELATYREAAEADRRSLLRRLGRTDITDDIVGAEGGLAQVMSRVELVSQSDAPVLLLGETGTGKEVVARAVHQRSGRRDGPFIRVNCGAIPRELVDSHLFGYEKGAFTGATEQRRGWFERADGGTLFLDEIGELPPDAQVRFLRVLQDSFIERVGGGEPVRVDVRVVAATHRDLAGMAQSGGFREDLWYRIAVFPILLPPLRDRLGDIAELAEHFAGRAATRFGLSPVMPSAADVALLRNYDWPGNIRELGAVIDRAAILGDGRSLEIEAALGFSTTAKAPSRETSRPNDGIEVITLDAATRQHIEHALTTTQGRIEGGAGAAKLLDVNPHTLRARMRKLGIDWTTFRGPR, from the coding sequence ATGCCCCACCGAAATGTCCTGCTGCAAGTCTGGCGCGAAGCATGCCAGCACATCGAGATTCAAGAGTCGGTCGCCGGGATTGCCAGGCTGCTCGACGAACATTTGCCGCTCGAAAAGCTCTTGGTTTATCGCGTCGAGCAGGACCATCACTTCGCGGCGTGCGTCGCTGCGACGCCGCAATCCGCACGGCCCACGGTCGGAGACGGCGAGCTCTCGCCGGCAGATTTCAAGCGGCTGCTTGGCTGGATCCGTCAAGGTCGTCCCGCGACGCCGGACGGCCGCAACCGGCTCGTCGAGTTGCTGCAACTTGCCCGCTCCATCGAGCCAAGTCGCGACCTTCGTGCGGCCCCGCTGGCTCATGGCGACGATTCCTTCGGGGCAATGGCAATCGTAGCCCCCGCGGGGGTCCGCTTCACTCTTCGAGATGAAGAGATCATCGCCGCGCTTCAGGAGCCGCTCTCCGCCGCGCTGGCGAACGATCGCCGCTTGCACGAACTGGCAACGTATCGCGAGGCCGCCGAGGCCGACCGGCGCTCCTTATTGCGTCGCCTGGGACGCACCGACATCACCGACGATATCGTCGGGGCCGAGGGGGGGCTTGCGCAGGTGATGTCTCGCGTCGAACTCGTCAGCCAATCCGACGCCCCCGTCCTGCTCTTGGGCGAAACGGGTACGGGCAAGGAGGTCGTCGCTCGCGCCGTCCACCAGCGCAGCGGACGCCGCGACGGTCCTTTCATCCGCGTCAATTGCGGCGCCATTCCCCGCGAGCTCGTCGACTCGCACCTCTTCGGCTACGAGAAGGGGGCCTTTACCGGCGCCACCGAACAGCGGCGCGGCTGGTTTGAACGCGCCGACGGCGGAACGCTCTTTCTGGACGAGATCGGCGAACTGCCTCCCGACGCCCAGGTCCGATTTCTGCGCGTTCTGCAGGACTCGTTCATCGAGCGGGTCGGGGGGGGCGAACCTGTGCGGGTCGACGTCCGCGTCGTCGCCGCGACTCACCGCGACTTGGCCGGAATGGCGCAGAGCGGCGGCTTTCGCGAGGATCTGTGGTATCGGATCGCCGTGTTTCCGATTCTGCTCCCTCCGCTACGGGACCGGTTGGGCGACATCGCCGAACTTGCCGAGCACTTCGCCGGCCGTGCGGCGACGCGATTCGGGCTGTCGCCCGTCATGCCGAGCGCTGCCGACGTTGCACTGCTGCGGAATTACGACTGGCCCGGCAACATCCGCGAACTCGGGGCAGTCATCGACCGCGCCGCAATTCTCGGCGACGGACGGAGCCTGGAGATCGAAGCGGCCTTGGGGTTCTCGACGACGGCGAAGGCGCCCTCGCGGGAGACGAGTCGACCGAACGACGGCATTGAGGTCATCACGCTCGACGCGGCTACGCGGCAGCATATCGAACATGCCTTGACGACGACGCAGGGACGAATTGAAGGGGGCGCCGGCGCAGCCAAGCTCCTCGACGTCAATCCCCACACCCTCCGGGCGCGGATGCGAAAGCTGGGGATCGATTGGACGACGTTTCGCGGTCCAAGGTAG
- the eda gene encoding bifunctional 4-hydroxy-2-oxoglutarate aldolase/2-dehydro-3-deoxy-phosphogluconate aldolase, producing the protein MSDSPIEQLARHRLVPVIALDDAADAEPLAAALVAGGLPVAEVTFRTTAAAESIRRMAARGDLLIGAGTVLTPQQVDEAQSAGASFLVSPGLNPRVVQHARSVGLPIVPGVCTPSDVERALDLGVTTLKFFPAESFGGLGTLKAIAAPYGGVRFVPTGGIGPENLAAYLAFKSVVACGGSWMVKPSLYAAGDFASVENAVREAVALVQSCRS; encoded by the coding sequence ATGTCTGACTCGCCGATAGAACAACTCGCGCGGCATCGGCTTGTGCCGGTCATCGCTTTGGACGACGCGGCCGACGCCGAGCCGCTGGCAGCGGCGCTGGTCGCCGGCGGGTTGCCGGTGGCCGAGGTGACGTTTCGCACGACCGCGGCGGCCGAGTCGATCCGGAGGATGGCGGCCCGGGGAGATCTCTTGATCGGGGCCGGGACGGTGCTCACGCCGCAGCAGGTCGACGAGGCCCAGTCCGCCGGGGCCTCGTTTCTGGTGTCGCCGGGACTCAATCCGCGCGTCGTCCAACACGCCCGGTCGGTCGGATTGCCGATCGTGCCTGGGGTCTGCACGCCGTCGGACGTCGAGCGGGCGCTCGACCTGGGCGTCACGACGCTGAAGTTCTTTCCTGCCGAGTCGTTCGGCGGGCTGGGGACGCTCAAGGCGATTGCCGCCCCCTACGGCGGCGTACGGTTCGTGCCGACCGGCGGCATCGGGCCCGAGAATCTCGCCGCCTATCTGGCGTTCAAGTCGGTCGTGGCGTGCGGGGGGAGCTGGATGGTCAAGCCGTCGCTGTACGCCGCCGGAGATTTCGCTTCCGTCGAGAACGCCGTTCGCGAGGCCGTGGCTCTGGTTCAATCGTGCCGTTCATGA
- a CDS encoding metallophosphoesterase family protein: MLVPSAAHEHAPHVKVAPKEQFKPTPLPDRVVLTWSGDPTTSIDVTWRTSDSVGRTVAEFLPAAEIVGDHGDGNVDGCFKAKGGSVVFESDLGSSRVHSVKLEGLEPATMYAYRVGDGVNWSEWFQFRTAAATDEPFTFIYFGDAQNALRSLWSRVIREANLRAPRASFMLHAGDLINSSNSDAEWGEWFGAGAWLNGSIPSVATPGNHEYGSIFKLDRHWRPQFAFPLNGPPGLEETAYWFDYQGARFVSLNSNERTEEQCEWLKGVLADPQRPKWTVLTFHHPIYSAAKDRDNSKLRELWRPIIEEYGVDLVLQGHDHAYARSGLGGPKNVAEGLRRQESNTVYVVSVSGPKQYSLAESWDVSRVASGVQLFQVIHVSPESIRYEARLATGKLYDAFKLEKSADGKSTLTEEIPEGDEQRH, translated from the coding sequence ATGCTCGTGCCCTCTGCGGCACATGAACATGCGCCGCACGTCAAAGTCGCTCCCAAAGAGCAGTTCAAGCCTACGCCGCTGCCGGATCGGGTCGTGCTGACCTGGAGCGGCGATCCGACGACTTCGATCGACGTCACCTGGCGAACCTCGGACTCCGTCGGACGAACCGTAGCCGAGTTCCTGCCCGCCGCCGAAATTGTGGGGGACCACGGCGACGGCAACGTCGACGGCTGCTTCAAGGCGAAGGGCGGCTCTGTCGTGTTTGAGTCCGACCTGGGGTCGTCCCGTGTTCACTCCGTAAAACTGGAGGGTTTGGAGCCGGCGACGATGTACGCCTACCGCGTGGGGGACGGCGTCAATTGGAGCGAGTGGTTCCAGTTTCGCACGGCCGCCGCGACCGACGAGCCGTTCACGTTCATCTACTTCGGCGACGCCCAGAATGCGCTTCGTTCGCTCTGGTCGCGCGTGATTCGCGAGGCCAATCTGCGGGCGCCCCGCGCGTCGTTCATGCTGCATGCCGGCGACCTGATCAACTCCTCGAACAGCGACGCGGAATGGGGCGAATGGTTCGGCGCCGGGGCGTGGCTCAACGGCAGCATTCCGTCGGTCGCCACGCCCGGCAACCACGAATACGGCAGCATCTTCAAGCTTGATCGTCACTGGCGACCGCAGTTCGCGTTTCCTCTGAACGGCCCGCCGGGACTTGAGGAGACCGCGTACTGGTTTGATTACCAGGGCGCCCGGTTCGTGTCGCTGAACTCCAACGAGCGGACCGAGGAGCAATGCGAGTGGCTCAAGGGCGTTCTCGCCGATCCTCAGCGGCCTAAGTGGACGGTGCTGACGTTCCATCATCCGATCTATTCAGCCGCGAAGGACCGCGACAATTCCAAACTGCGCGAGCTATGGCGGCCGATCATCGAAGAGTACGGCGTTGATCTGGTGCTGCAGGGTCACGACCACGCCTACGCTCGCAGCGGGCTGGGGGGACCCAAGAACGTGGCCGAAGGGTTGCGCCGACAGGAAAGCAATACGGTGTATGTCGTCAGCGTCAGCGGACCCAAGCAATACTCGCTGGCCGAATCGTGGGATGTGAGCCGGGTCGCCTCGGGCGTGCAGTTGTTTCAGGTCATCCATGTTTCGCCGGAGAGCATCCGCTACGAGGCCCGGCTCGCCACTGGCAAACTGTACGACGCTTTCAAGCTGGAGAAGTCGGCCGACGGCAAGAGCACGCTGACCGAGGAGATTCCCGAAGGGGACGAACAGCGGCACTAA
- a CDS encoding glycoside hydrolase family 88 protein: MERMWELSGAKIDAIAASSSARGGKTPVFTVAGKYQPQGWTEWTQGFEFGSALLQFDATRDERFLEFGRTATIELMAPHVTHFGVHDHGFNNVSTYGALLRLMNERVLPEDPWQRQFYVMALKASGSVQAARWSTTAAGGGYIYSFNGPHSLFVDTIRSCRALAWAHQLGHAAMGERDERMCLLGRLVQHAQATARFNVWYGTGRDAYDLRGRTAHEAIFNRNNGDFRCPSSQQGYSPFSTWTRGLAWAMVGFAEELEWLATRSDEELAPYGGRAEIESEFLDAATATCDFYIEQTPVCGVPYWDTGAPGLAKLGDYLDRPAEPLNDHEPVDSSAAAIGAQGLLRLASVLDRRGTAGGDRYRSAGLAVLRTLLAEPYLSTDPEHEGLLLHTIYHRPNGWDFIPPGRAIPSGEACMWGDYHLRELALYVQRLARDETYYTFFGPTSCGSA, translated from the coding sequence ATCGAGCGGATGTGGGAATTGTCCGGGGCAAAGATCGATGCGATCGCCGCGTCGTCGTCGGCTCGCGGCGGGAAGACTCCCGTGTTTACCGTGGCAGGAAAATACCAGCCGCAGGGGTGGACCGAGTGGACCCAAGGGTTTGAGTTCGGCTCGGCCCTGCTGCAGTTCGACGCGACCCGGGACGAGCGGTTTCTGGAATTCGGCCGCACGGCGACGATCGAGTTGATGGCCCCGCACGTGACCCACTTCGGGGTTCACGACCATGGGTTCAACAACGTGAGCACCTACGGCGCCCTGTTGCGACTGATGAACGAAAGGGTGCTCCCCGAAGATCCTTGGCAACGACAATTCTACGTCATGGCCCTCAAGGCGAGCGGCTCCGTGCAGGCCGCACGGTGGTCGACCACGGCTGCCGGCGGGGGCTACATTTACTCGTTCAACGGTCCCCATTCGTTGTTCGTCGACACGATTCGGTCTTGCCGGGCGCTGGCGTGGGCTCACCAGTTGGGGCACGCGGCGATGGGCGAACGGGACGAGCGCATGTGCCTGCTGGGACGGTTGGTGCAGCACGCCCAGGCGACCGCACGGTTCAATGTGTGGTACGGCACGGGACGCGACGCCTACGACCTGCGCGGCCGGACCGCGCACGAGGCGATCTTCAATCGCAACAACGGGGACTTCCGCTGCCCGTCGTCGCAGCAGGGATACTCGCCGTTTTCGACGTGGACGCGCGGACTGGCGTGGGCGATGGTCGGATTCGCCGAGGAGTTGGAGTGGCTCGCCACGCGCAGCGACGAGGAACTGGCGCCGTACGGAGGCCGAGCCGAGATCGAGAGCGAGTTCCTCGACGCGGCGACCGCGACATGCGACTTCTACATCGAGCAGACTCCGGTGTGCGGCGTGCCGTACTGGGACACGGGGGCGCCGGGGTTGGCGAAGTTGGGGGACTATCTCGATCGCCCCGCGGAACCGCTCAACGACCACGAGCCGGTCGACAGCTCCGCCGCGGCAATCGGCGCTCAGGGATTGCTGCGCCTGGCCAGCGTACTGGACCGTCGCGGGACAGCAGGGGGCGACCGGTATCGTTCCGCGGGGCTCGCTGTGCTGCGCACCTTGCTCGCCGAGCCGTACCTGTCGACCGATCCCGAACACGAAGGGCTGCTGCTGCACACGATTTATCACCGCCCGAACGGCTGGGATTTCATTCCGCCGGGCCGCGCGATCCCCAGCGGCGAGGCATGCATGTGGGGCGACTACCACTTGCGCGAGCTGGCGCTGTACGTCCAGCGGCTGGCTCGCGACGAGACCTACTACACGTTCTTTGGACCGACGAGCTGCGGCAGCGCTTAG
- a CDS encoding NADH:flavin oxidoreductase → MSYRRVATLKTAAEFRAHLASIGAEMPLDDDMGDPAASPLAATIEADGRTIGNRFCILPMEGWDGTPDGRPTEYTIRRWENFGRSGAKLIWGGEAVAVEHSGRANPNQLLINDQTVGDLARLRERLTAVHKDQFETTDDLYVGLQLTHSGRFARPNDKKRLEPVVMYRHPVLDRKFHMEDSLHVLTDDEIDALIDKFLVAAKLAYSAGFEFVDVKHCHGYLGHEMLSAFDRPGKYGGSLENRTRFMRTVIERIATEVPGLKSVVRISAFDWSPFEPGPDPDRTGQPCVPVGEPYRCAFGGDGTPLGIDLAEPAAVLKMLSELGVKLVCVSVGSPYYNPHIQRPALFPPSDGYQPPEDPLVGVARQIAVTAELKRRQPDLAIVGSGYTYLQEWLPNVGQAAVRAGMVDSVGLGRMVLSYPELPADTLAGRTLVRKKVCRTFSDCTTAPRNGLISGCYPLDPYYGKLPEDAELKAIKRESGG, encoded by the coding sequence ATGTCCTACCGTCGCGTCGCCACGTTGAAAACCGCCGCGGAGTTTCGGGCCCATTTGGCCTCGATTGGCGCCGAGATGCCGCTCGACGACGACATGGGCGATCCGGCCGCGTCGCCGTTGGCGGCGACGATCGAGGCCGACGGCCGGACGATCGGCAACAGGTTCTGCATTTTGCCGATGGAAGGGTGGGACGGCACGCCCGACGGTCGGCCGACCGAGTACACGATCCGGCGGTGGGAAAACTTCGGCCGTAGCGGCGCCAAGCTCATTTGGGGGGGCGAGGCGGTGGCCGTCGAACACAGCGGCCGAGCCAATCCCAATCAACTGCTGATCAACGACCAGACCGTCGGCGACCTCGCCCGCTTGCGCGAGCGGTTGACGGCGGTCCACAAAGACCAGTTCGAAACGACCGACGATCTGTACGTCGGCCTGCAGTTGACCCACTCCGGACGGTTTGCGCGGCCGAACGACAAGAAGCGGCTCGAGCCGGTCGTCATGTATCGGCATCCGGTGCTCGACCGGAAGTTTCACATGGAGGACTCGCTCCATGTGCTCACGGACGACGAAATCGACGCCCTGATCGACAAGTTTCTCGTCGCGGCCAAGCTGGCCTACTCGGCGGGGTTCGAGTTCGTCGACGTCAAGCATTGTCACGGCTATCTCGGGCACGAGATGCTCAGCGCGTTCGACCGCCCGGGCAAGTACGGCGGGTCGCTGGAGAACCGCACGCGGTTTATGCGGACCGTAATCGAGCGGATCGCGACGGAGGTTCCGGGGCTGAAGTCGGTGGTGCGGATTAGCGCATTCGACTGGAGTCCCTTCGAACCGGGACCGGACCCGGACCGCACCGGACAGCCCTGCGTCCCGGTCGGCGAGCCGTATCGGTGCGCCTTCGGCGGAGACGGCACGCCGCTGGGGATCGACCTCGCCGAGCCTGCGGCCGTGCTCAAGATGCTAAGCGAGTTGGGCGTGAAGCTGGTGTGCGTCTCGGTCGGCAGCCCGTACTACAATCCGCATATCCAGCGGCCGGCGCTATTCCCGCCGTCGGACGGGTATCAGCCCCCCGAGGACCCGCTGGTCGGCGTGGCGCGGCAGATCGCAGTAACCGCGGAGCTCAAACGCCGGCAGCCCGATTTGGCGATCGTCGGTTCGGGCTACACCTACCTCCAGGAGTGGCTGCCGAACGTGGGGCAGGCGGCGGTGCGAGCCGGGATGGTCGACTCCGTCGGCCTGGGGCGAATGGTGTTGTCGTACCCCGAACTGCCCGCCGACACGCTCGCCGGCCGGACGCTGGTCCGCAAAAAGGTCTGCCGCACCTTCAGCGATTGCACGACCGCCCCCCGCAACGGCCTGATCTCGGGCTGTTACCCTCTCGACCCGTACTACGGCAAGTTGCCGGAGGACGCGGAGCTCAAGGCGATCAAGCGGGAGAGCGGGGGCTGA